Proteins from one Panthera leo isolate Ple1 chromosome D1, P.leo_Ple1_pat1.1, whole genome shotgun sequence genomic window:
- the LOC122201154 gene encoding olfactory receptor 149-like, whose product MKNLSAVTEFILLGIPHTEDLETMLFVVFLGCYVFTLMGNLLILLAIVSSTRLHTPMYFFLCQLSVCDIFFPSVSSPKMLFYLSGNSRAISYAGCVSQLFFYHFLGCTECFLYTVMAYDRFVAICYPLRYTVIMSHRVCAILAVGTSFFGCIQATFLTTLTFQLPYCGPNEVDYFFCDIPVMLKLACADTSALERVGFVSVGLMPLSCFLLILTSYSRIVCSILQIRSTEGRRRAFSTCSAHLTAILLFYMPVVLIYLRPTPSPWLDATVQVLNNLVTPMLNPLIYSLRNKEVKSSLGKVLHHLGFLADQLYRENTS is encoded by the coding sequence ATGAAGAATCTCTCAGCAGTGACTGAGTTCATCCTGCTGGGCATCCCACACACGGAGGACCTGGAGACCATGCTCTTTGTCGTGTTTTTGGGCTGCTACGTCTTCACTCTTATGGGGAACCTGCTCATCCTACTGGCGATTGTCTCCTCCACTCGGCttcacacccccatgtacttcttcctgtgTCAACTGTCTGTGTGTGACATATTTTTCCCTTCTGTGAGCTCCCCCAAGATGCTCTTCTACCTCTCGGGGAACAGCCGGGCCATCTCCTATGCGGGCTGCGTGTCCCAGCTCTTCTTCTACCACTTCCTGGGCTGTACCGAGTGCTTCCTGTACACGGTGATGGCCTACGACCGCTTTGTCGCCATCTGTTACCCTCTCCGCTACACGGTAATCATGAGCCACAGGGTGTGTGCCATCCTGGCCGTGGGGACCTCTTTTTTTGGCTGCATTCAGGCCACCTTTCTAACCACTCTCACCTTCCAGTTGCCCTACTGTGGCCCCAATGAGGTGGATTACTTCTTCTGTGATATCCCGGTGATGCTGAAGCTGGCttgtgctgacacctcagccCTGGAGAGGGTGGGGTTCGTCAGCGTGGGCCTCATGCCCCTCAGCTGCTTCCTTCTCATCCTCACCTCCTACAGCCGCATTGTCTGCTCCATCCTGCAGATCCGCTCTACTGAAGGCAGACGCCGTGCCTTCTCCACCTGCAGTGCCCACCTCACCGCCATCCTGCTTTTCTACATGCCGGTGGTCCTCATCTACCTCAGGCCCACCCCAAGCCCCTGGCTGGATGCAACTGTTCAGGTCCTGAATAACCTGGTCacccccatgctgaaccccttgATTTACAGCCTCAGGAACAAGGAAGTAAAATCCTCTCTGGGGAAGGTGCTACATCACTTGGGCTTCCTTGCTGACCAATTGTACAGAGAGAACACTAGTTAA
- the LOC122199696 gene encoding LOW QUALITY PROTEIN: putative olfactory receptor 10D3 (The sequence of the model RefSeq protein was modified relative to this genomic sequence to represent the inferred CDS: inserted 1 base in 1 codon), which translates to MEKNCSVVTEFILLGIPHTEGLETIVFVLFLPFYACTLLGNVSILMAVLSSTRLHAPMYFFLGNLSVFDMSFSSVTCPKMPPYLTGPLILYKNCVSQVSFFHFLGSIECFLYTVMAYGHFAAVCYPLWSAAIMNRRLCGAPAVGTWVLGYIHSSILTLLTFTLPCCGPNXVDHFFCDIPALLPLACADTSLAQRVSFTNVGLVSLLCFFLILLSCVTISILHIRSTEGRRRAFSTCSAHLIAILCAYGPIITVYLRPTPNPMLGTEVQILMNLVGPMLNLLIYTLRNKEVKTALKTILHRTNHVSER; encoded by the exons ATGGAGAAGAATTGCTCGGTGGTGACCGAATTCATCCTGTTGGGAATTCCACACACAGAGGGGTTGGAGACTAtagtttttgtcttgttcttgccCTTCTATGCCTGCACCCTGCTGGGAAATGTGTCTATCCTCATGGCTGTTCTTTCTTCCACTCGCCTTCATGCACCCATGTATTTTTTCCTGGGGAACTTGTCTGTTTTTGACATGAGTTTCTCTTCTGTGACCTGTCCTAAAATGCCACCGTACCTTACTGGCCCCCTCATTTTGTATAAGAACTGTGTCTCCCAGGTctccttcttccatttccttggCAGCATTGAATGCTTCTTGTATACTGTGATGGCCTATGGCCACTTTGCTGCTGTCTGTTACCCTCTGTGGTCCGCAGCCATCATGAACCGTAGACTCTGTGGGGCCCCGGCTGTGGGCACATGGGTGTTGGGGTATATCCATTCCAGCATTTTGACTTTGCTCACCTTCACTTTGCCATGCTGTGGTCCCA AAGTGGACCACTTCTTCTGTGATATTCCAGCACTCCTACCATTGGCCTGTGCTGATACATCCTTAGCCCAGAGGGTGAGTTTCACCAATGTTGGCTTGGTAtctctcctctgcttttttcTAATCCTTCTATCCTGCGTCACCATCTCCATCTTGCATATTCGTTCAACCGAGGGCCGCCGCCGGGCCTTCTCCACTTGCAGTGCCCACCTCATTGCCATCCTTTGTGCCTATGGGCCCATCATCACTGTCTACCTGCGGCCCACACCCAACCCCATGCTGGGAACTGAGGTTCAAATTCTGATGAATCTCGTAGGACCAATGCTGAACCTTTTAATCTATACCTTGAGGAATAAGGAGGTTAAAACAGCCCTGAAAACAATTTTGCACAGGACAAACCACGTTTCTGAGAGATAG